The DNA region AGCGGTATTCCTTCGTCCACGGCGATCCGGAGCGGCACATCAAGGGCTGCATCGCCGGCGGTATCCCCGAAGCCACCGCCGAAGCCATCTACGATGAAATTTACGACTTCGCCAACTATGCCTTCAATAAGGCCCACGCCGTCAGCTATGCGGTGGTTGCTTACCAAACGGCCTATTTCAAGTGCCATTATCCCAAGGAATATATGGCGGCCCTTCTGACCTCCGTGCTGAATAACTCAGATAAGGTAGCTGAGTATATCACCGAGTGCCGGGAGTGCAGCATCCCCGTTCTACCCCCGGACATCAACCACTCTTATGACGGCTTTACGGTAGAGGGGGAGAACATCCGCTTCGGCCTGGTGGCCATCAAGAATATTGGCCGCGGCTTTATCCAGACGCTTATTAAGCGCCGTGACAAGGACGGTCCCTTTACATCCTTCCAGGATTTCTGCCAGCGTATGAATGACGCGGCGGACATGAATAAGCGGGCCGTGGAGAACCTGATCCGCAGCGGCGCCTTTGATTCCCTGGGTGCCAAGCGCTCCCAGCTCATCAAGGTTTTCGAGTCCGTGATGGACAGTGTGGCCCTTTCCTACAGGCAGAACCTGGAGGGGCAAATAGATATGTTCAGCATGGGCCCGGCGATGTCCCAAAAGCTCCAGCATATCCACCTGCCGGACATCCCGGAGTTTTCCGCCATGGAGCTGATGACCATGGAAAAGGAGACCACGGGTCTTTTCCTCTCCGGCCACCCCATGCGTGACTATCGGGAGTTGGCCAAAGCTTCCGGCGCCGTGCCCATTCAAAAGATTTTGGCGGATTTTGAGCAGGAGCAGGGCCCTACCCGCTTTGCCGACGGTCAATCCATCTGCATAGCCGGGGTCGTCACCTCCAGCAAAACCCGCCCCACGAAAAATAATTCCATCATGGCCTATGTGACGGTGGAGGACGAAACCGGCTCCATTGAACTGCTGTGCTTCCAGCGCTCCATCGACCAGTTCGGCTCCTATATGCAGGTAAATCTTCCGGTTATCGTCACGGGCCGCCTGAGCGTGCGGGATGAAAAGCCGCCGCAGATTTTGTGCGATACCATCCAGCCTCTGGAGGGTCAAAAGAGCATCCTCTATCTGCAAGGCAAACGCGTTCCCGAGAAGCAGACCCAAGAGCTTATTCTCAAGGTCCCGGGCCTTGATAGCCGCGAGTTCCGGCATTTGCAGTTGGTTTTCACCATGTTCGAGGGGGATATGCCCGTAAAAATTCGTATGGCGGACACCGGCAAGCTCTTCGGCGCCACCTGCCTGAACCATCCCGCCCTCCTGGAGGAGTGCCAGGAGTGGCTGGGCAAGGAGAATGTGGTGCTTCGTGCCAAAAAATAAAAAAACTGCGGAGGCACACCCCAAAAATGTGTCTCCGCAGCTCTTTTTTCTGCTCCGAGCCGTCAATCCTCCGCCGAAATGGCCTGCACCGGGCAGGCATCTATGGCCTCCTGCACAGCGGCGCGGTTTTCGTCGGTGGTATGGCCGCAGGCCTCCGCTTTGCCGTCTGCGTTCACTTCAAATACCTCCGGCACCGTGCTGATGCACAGCCCGCAGCCGATGCAGGTGTCCTGGTTCACAATAGCTTTCATGGTCTATCCTCCTAAAAAATTACTACCAGCAGCATTTTAAACTGCTCCTTCCCATAAACGGCATGGGGATGCCGTGCGGGCATTACAATGGACTCCCCTTGGTGCAGCTCATACTCCACACCGTCAATGGTGATGCGGCCAACGCCGTCCAGACAGGTGACGAAGGCATCTCCGCCGGATTCATGGGTGCTGATTTCCTCATCCTTATCAAAGGAGAAAAGCGTCACGCTCACCGACTCGTTCTGCACCAGCGTGCGGCTCACCACCTGCCCCGGCTGGTATGCAATCTGTTCCCGCAGTGTCAGCACCTGGGAAAAAGGAATATTTTTCATCATCGTCTTGTCCTCCTGTCCGCATCCATCGGTTTCAGTATCTGCGTTTTTATAGATTTTCATTCCTATCATAAGGCAAAAAGCGATGGATTTATATGGCTTATGCAACAAATCAACAGAAAAAACCGATGGAAAGCTCCATCGGTTTTTCTGCTATATGAGCTCAGTGGCAGGCGCAGTAGTTGCGTGTGCCGTTATAATCGCTGGGCATTTCCACCGTGTTGGGCGGGAAGAATTCATTCACGGGAAAGCTTACATTTTTGAACAGCCCGCAGGGATCCTCCGGGTCGCCGCCGCTGCAGTCCGATTGGGGGATGCAATAGTCGTAGGCCGGGATAAGCAACTGCGTATCTCGCTCCAGCCGCACCAAGGAGAACTGTCCCAGGGTCACAAAATATCGGCGCGTGCCCACAGGCTCCAGCACAATGGGGCTTGCAAAGACCGCCTCGATAGCCGCCGGGATTTCCGATACATTGCCCTCGCATACCCCCGCTGCCGTGCAGTCCTCCACAATTCGGGTGTCCAGAACGATGGGGTCCACGGCCTCAACCACAGCGGTGGGCAATCCGGTCTGGGGTACGATGCTCTCCGGGGTAGTGTCAGAGGAGAAGCTCTTGGCGCTCCCCTCGCTGCCAAAGAGAATACAGCGTTTGTCAAACACGCACAGTCCCTCCACCTCGGTAGACCGGGGCGTGCCCGTGGCCACCTGCAGGGTCACGCGGTAGAAATACCGCATATCGATGGAGTAAAAACCCCGGTTAAAGGTGATCGGCTCCACATCGGTGTATACATACAGCAGCTCCGCGCAGCCACCTTTGATGATCTGCGTGCCGCTCAGCACCTCCTGTGCCGCCTGTGTGGGGTAGAATCGCAGGTCTTCCACGCAATCTTTGTCCCTACACCCGTCCAGGATCTTCTTCGTGTGGATACATACGGACTCTTTTACGCTGCTTAAATCGCAGACCGGGCCCGGCATTCCGTTTTCAGGCATCCAGATAACCTCCTATTAAGTACTGAAAGAAGCCTCTTTCACTCCAGTGTATGCAAAACCGCCGCCGGTGTGCGTCCTCCGCCGAACTGCCGCCAAATTTCGCTGTACAAATGTTTCTTTTTGCGGTATAATAATATAGAGGAGGCGATGGTATATGGACGCAGCATTTATCCATGATAATTTGGAGATCAAATTCCTTATTTTGTATATTGCCGCCCGGGTGTCCCGGCCCATCCCCGTAGAGGGGATGCAGGAGCTGACCCTGTGTGACAGCGGCATTGACTATTTCTCTTTCTCCCAGTGCCTCAATGACTTGGTGCGCACGGAGCATTTGACCCTTTCCGACGACGGCCTCTATGCAATCACGCCCAAGGGCCTGCGCAACAGCGAGATCTGCGAGAGCAGTTTACCTATGTCCGTCCGGCTTTTAACGGACCGCAATGTGGCCGCCTATAACCAAATGCTCCTGCGTAAGGAGCAGGTCCGTGCCCAGGTCACTCCCCGGAAAAACGGCACCTACACCGTCACCCTCCACTTCAGCGACGATGTGGACGAGCTGCTGCACCTGGAGCTTATGGCTGCCACCCGGGACCTGGCTCAGGGCCTGGCCGATCGGTTCCAAAAGAACCCGGAGCAGTTCTACACCCGACTTATGGACACACTGTTTCCCAAGGAATAATTCTATACCTTATTTGTGTGACTCCCACGCCGATCCATCGGCGTGGGATTTTTTTGCATAAAAGCGGACAGCCCCTCATACAGTAGACCAACAAAGAGAAGGAGGCGTGATCGCATTGGCAGAGTGCTACTCGATCAATCAATATGAGCAGGCGGCACACCTGCTGCCCATCCGTTTTCAGCGCATAGCCCTGCATCTACCCGACTGGCAGAAGGAGCAGGCAGAGGAGCTGCGTCTGCGGGCCGGCCACCCCATGACCGTTCTGCTGCCCCGGGGAGAGCAGAGCTTAGGGCCTGAAGCTCTTGTCACCCAGGGAGACCTGGAGCAGCTGTGCGACACCGTCACCGGCTACTCCCGCTATACAGCGGCGGAGACCATGTCCCGGGGCTACATAACCGCCAAGGGCGGATTTCGCATCGGGCTGTGCGGTACCGTGGTGCTGCAAGAGGGGAGAAGCATCAACCTCCGCAGTCTTTCCTCTGCCTGTATCCGTATCGCCCGGGAGATACCGGGTCTGGCGGATGGCTTGGTGGACCGGCTCTTTCAAAACGGCCGCTATTGCAGCACTCTCATCATCGCTCCGCCGGGCCTTGGCAAGACCACTCTCCTGCGTGACCTGGTGCGCTGCCTATCCGATGGCACCGACGCTCTTCCGGCCCACCGGGTCTCCTTGGTGGACGAGCGGGGGGAGGTGGCGGTGATGCTGGAGGGCCAGCCCCAAATGGAAGTGGGCTGCCACACGGATGTAATGGATTCCTGTCCCAAGTCGGTGGCTATCCCCATGCTCCTGCGCTCTGCCAATCCGCAGATCATTGCCGTTGACGAGATCACCCAGGCCCGGGACCTGGCCGCCATGGAGGAGGCCGCTTACTGCGGCGTCCGCTTTTTGGCCACCCTCCATGCTGACTCCGCCGATGACCTGCATAGGCGGCCCCTGCTGCAAAAGCTGCAAAAAATGCACTTGTTTGAAAAGGCGATCACCATACATATGGCGGATACACTCCGCCGCTATACAATCCGCGACCTATGATGGGAAAATTTCTGGGTGCGCTGCTGATTTGCGGCGCAGGAGCCTGGAGCCTTGGGCAGAAATGGCGGCAGGGTAGGGAGGAGGAGCGCTTTTATGCAGACATGGCGGCCTCCTTAGAGCAGGCGGAATCCTCCATCCGCTTCCGCCGTCTCCCCGTGCCGGACATCCTGCGGGAGCAAGCCCAAAGAGCCACTTGTGGATGGATATATTCCCAAGTAATACAGCGCATGAAAAGGGGAATACCTTTACAGGAGTCTTGGACAAGATCAGTAACCGATGTCCCCTATAAGTCCCCCAAAACCATCCTCCAGACCCTGGAATGGAGCGGCGATGAGGACCGTATCTGCCTAAACCTCCGCCGCACTGCCGCCCAGCTTCGGGAGACCCTGAGTCAACTCACCTCCCAGCGCAAGCAGACCCAAAAGCTGTCCCTGGCCCTCACGGCCTCCGCCTGCGGCCTGCTGGTGATTCTTTTACTATGAGGAGTACACATGGATGTTGATCTGATTTTCAAGATAGCTGCCGTAGGAATTTTGGTGGCAGTACTGAACCTGGTCCTGGCTCGCAGCGGACGAGAGGAGCAGGCCATGATGACTACCCTGGCGGGCCTGGTGGTGGTACTGATGATGCTGGTGCGGCAGATCAGCGATCTGTTCGACCTGATCAAGTCGCTTTTTTCCCTGTGATTATGAGTGAAGTGGGAAAGATTGTGGCCCTGTGCCTTATTGGCATCGTGCTGATCCTGCTGCTGCAAAAAAGTCACCCGGAGATTGCCATTCTCCTGGCGCTGTCCATATGCGGTGGAGTTCTGCTGTACAGTCTCAGCGGAATGAAAGCCATTTTGGCCCTGCTGGAGCAGATGTCCCTGGCCGGAGGTCTGTCGGAGGACCTGCTGCGTCCCTTGGTAAAGACCGTGGGCATCGCCCTCGTCAGCCGTGTCGGAGCCGAGCTATGTCGGGACGCAAACCAAGGAGCCTTGGCCACTGTGGTGGAAACCGCCGGGGCTTTCAGCGCCATCGTCGTGGCCATACCGCTTTTCACAGCGGTATGGGAGCTGCTGCGGGGGATGCTGTGATGCGGAAAATTTTCCTTCTGCTTGTGCTGCTCTGGTGCATCGTCCCCGCCTGCGCCAGTCAAATTCCCCGGGAGATTACCGACGCCATCCCCGACAGTGCCCGTCCATTCCTGGAGGATACTGACGAGGCTGATAACTTTACATCCTGGAATAGCGGTCTTTCCACTCTTTGGACTCGTACCTGCAAGCTCCTGGCCAGCACCGTGCAGGAAAGTCTGGGCGGTGTGATCCTGGTAATGTCAGCGGTTCTGCTCTGCTCCGTGGCGGAGGACTGCTTTCATCCCCTGGGCGACGGTAAGCTTCTGGACCCGGTTCCTCTGGTGGGAACTCTGGTCATTCTTCTGGCCGTGGGCAGCAACATGAAAAACCTCATGGGCCTGGGGGAGGAGACTATCCGGGAGCTGAATGTATTCTCCAAGGCTCTGCTGCCCACTCTCTCCGCCGCCACCGCCGCCGGAGGGGGCGCGGTGTCCGCCAGTGTACGCCAGGTAGCTACGGTGTTTTTCTCAGACCTCCTGATGAGCCTTATTCACGGTCTGCTTTTTCCCATGGTTTGGGTATTCGTGGCCTTGTCGGCGGCGGATGCCATCTTGCCGGCCGGTCGTCTGGGCGGCATTGCCCGAGGTTTGCAAAAAGCCGTCACCTGGCTCCTCTCCGGCGGTTTGCTCCTCTTTACCGGGTATCTGTCCCTTTCCGGGGCCTTTGCCACCTCCGCCGACGGCCTGGCTCTGCGTATGGCCCGCTCGGCTATCGGCACCGCCATTCCCGTGGTGGGCGGTATCATCTCCGATGCAGCCGACACCATCCTGGCCGGAGCCGGTGTGCTTCGCCAATCTGTGGGCGTGGTGGGTACTCTTACGGTGCTGGCCATCTGCGTGCTTCCCTTTTTGAAGCTGGGCATTCAATATCTTCTGCTGAAGCTGGCGGCCTTTTTCGCCGCCACCGTGGCCCCGGAGCCGTTGGTGCGGCTGGTCTCCTCCCTGAGTACCGCCTTTGGCCTGGTATTGGGCATGACCGGTGCCGCCGCGCTTTTGCTGCTCATTTCCGTGGCCTCGTCTGTGATGATGGTAAGTGTATGATAGAATCCTTTCGTGTATGGCTCATAGGCCTCCTATCCGTCTCCCTGATCCTTACGGTGCTATCCACACTCCTGCCGGAGGGAAGTGTGAAGAAGATCGCCGGGGTCACCGGTGGCCTGGTGCTTCTTTTGGTGGTCCTGCGCGGTATCGTGAGACTGGACCTGAGCAATATCCGGCTCTCCTACGACAGCTGCGCCCGGGAGATATCGCGTCAAATGGAGCGCTACCGGGAGAAAAACAGATCCCAACTGGAAGAACTCATAGCTCACCGCACCGCTGCATATATATCGGAACAGGCACAGTCCCTGGGTCTGTCCTGCACACCCCAGGTGCAAACGGCGTGGACGGAGGAGGATATTCCCGTCCCCACCGGCGTCATCCTGGACATTCCCTATCATGCAGAGCTGGGAGAGATCATAGAAAGGAACTTAGGAATCAAGGCCGAAAAACAGGTCTGGTCAACATCGGAAGGGTAAAAAAGATGGGAAAGGTAAGATGGAGCGAGCTATGGAAAAAGTACAAATTTGTTCTGCTGGTGGTGCTGGTGGGCGTATTACTGATGGTGCTGCCGGTATCCTCGGAGTCGAAAGAGACGGAGACAAGCGACCTGCAGACACCCCGGGAAACCTTCGACCTGGCGGAGACGGAGCAGCGTATGGAGGCGATATTAGGCAAGATCGATGGAGTTGGGAAGCTCCAACTGATGCTGACGCTGCAAAGCGGGACCCGCCTGACCCTGGCCGAGGACACCCAAAGCGACTCCGGCCGGACGACCCGGGAAACACTCACCCTGAACCGCGGCAGCGGCAGTCAGGAGGTGGTGGTTACAAATCGCTATTATCCCGTCTATCAGGGCGCGGTGGTGGTGTGTCAGGGCGCCGACAGCAGCGCCGTCCGTCTGGCCATCACCGAAACAGTGCAGGCCCTGACAGGTCTGGCCTCAGATCGGATCCAAGTGGTAAAATGGACATCGTAACGGGAGGACATGGAATGAAAAAAGTATGGAAAAAGCGAGCCGTGGTGGGAGCGGTGCTCCTGTTTGTCTGCGCTGCGGTCTATATGAACTGGCGCTACGCCGGATCTCTGGAGAATACCTCCAAGGTTCTGGGCGAGTCCACCCTGGTCAGCGGTGAAAATCAGCCGGGCGGCCAAACGGACGCCGCCCCCACCCAGGCCACCGCCGCCGAGGATGATTACTTCGCCACCGCCCGCCTCAGCCGCAAGCAGGCCCGGGACAATGCCATCAGTATGCTTAAGGATGCCTCCGTGGACGAAAACGCAGACCAGTCCGTGCTCAACGAGGCCTCCCAGACCCTTCAGGTCCTGGCGGCCTACACCGTGGCCGAGTCTCAAATTGAGAATCTGGTCACAGCCAAGGGCTATGCCGATTGCGTAGCCTTCATGGGCGCCGAGAGCATCAGCGTTGTGGTGGACGATGCCGACGGTCTGGACGCCAAGGATGTGGCCCGGATCGTTGACATCGTGGTCCAGGAGACCGGTTATACCCCCGATCAAATCAAGGTCATGGAGTCCTGACTGCCCCCTCATAAAAAAAGGTTGTATTTTCCCGCGGAGGATGGTATACTTCTATAGAATAGGAAAAAACCATACTTTGCAAGGAGCATAGATCTTATGGCTGAGAATAAAGAATATATCACCCAACAGGAAAATACCGGCTCCATTCTCATTTCCGAGGATGTAGTCGCCTCCATCGCCACAGCGGCCGCCCTGGAGACCGAGGGCGTCAGCGCCATGCTCAGCGCCGCCGGCGGCGACCTTAAGCCCTCCCGCAAGATGTCGGCCAAGGGCGTGGTTATCGAGCCGGAGGACGACGGCCTGCGCATCACGCTTTATGTGATGATCCGCTATGGCTATGTTTTGGCCGAGGTGGCCGGCAAGGTCCAAAAGACCGTCCTGGCCGCCCTGCAGGATATGACGGGCTTTACCATCCGCAGCGTCAATGTTATGATTGGCGGCATCTGCTTCGACTGAGTTCACAAAAGAGAGGAATATCCGTATGACACGAAACACAGCGAGAGAGATAGCCGTACATCTGGCCTACGAGTGGAGCTTTTCAGACCTCCCCGTGGAGGAGTTTCTGGATCAGCAGCTCAGCGCAGAAACTTTTTCCGATCTTGCACCGGAATATGAGCTCTATAACGAGATGCCCAATGAGAAGCAGCTGCTTTACATCCGCCGCCTTGTAAGCGGGGTCAGCGAACATGCTGCCGAGCTGGACTCTTACATTGAGAAATACGCCCAGGGCTGGCGTTTCGAGCGAATCAGTCTGGTGGCCTCGGCCATTATGCGTGTAGCCATGTTCGAGATGCTCTATATGCCCGATATTCCCCACGGCGTAGCCATCAACGAGGCCGTGATCATCGCCAAAAAATACGATACGCCTCAGGTGGCGAAATTCGTTAATGGCATTCTGGGCAGCTTCCTTCGCGAAGAGATCAAGGAATAAGCGTTTATGGCAGGCAGAGCAAATGCGCTCTGCCTGTTTTTGAGCAGAGGTGATGATTTGCAGCAGCATATATACCGCGTCAGCGAGGTCAACCAGCATATTAAGCAGCTTATCGATGCTGACCCCGGCCTAAATGCACTTTTGGTCCGTGGTGAGATTTCCAATTATAAGGTTTACCCCTCCGGCCA from Vescimonas fastidiosa includes:
- a CDS encoding ferredoxin, with product MKAIVNQDTCIGCGLCISTVPEVFEVNADGKAEACGHTTDENRAAVQEAIDACPVQAISAED
- a CDS encoding SpoIIIAH-like family protein gives rise to the protein MKKVWKKRAVVGAVLLFVCAAVYMNWRYAGSLENTSKVLGESTLVSGENQPGGQTDAAPTQATAAEDDYFATARLSRKQARDNAISMLKDASVDENADQSVLNEASQTLQVLAAYTVAESQIENLVTAKGYADCVAFMGAESISVVVDDADGLDAKDVARIVDIVVQETGYTPDQIKVMES
- a CDS encoding Asp23/Gls24 family envelope stress response protein, whose protein sequence is MAENKEYITQQENTGSILISEDVVASIATAAALETEGVSAMLSAAGGDLKPSRKMSAKGVVIEPEDDGLRITLYVMIRYGYVLAEVAGKVQKTVLAALQDMTGFTIRSVNVMIGGICFD
- a CDS encoding cupin domain-containing protein, whose protein sequence is MMKNIPFSQVLTLREQIAYQPGQVVSRTLVQNESVSVTLFSFDKDEEISTHESGGDAFVTCLDGVGRITIDGVEYELHQGESIVMPARHPHAVYGKEQFKMLLVVIF
- a CDS encoding ATPase, T2SS/T4P/T4SS family, whose translation is MIALAECYSINQYEQAAHLLPIRFQRIALHLPDWQKEQAEELRLRAGHPMTVLLPRGEQSLGPEALVTQGDLEQLCDTVTGYSRYTAAETMSRGYITAKGGFRIGLCGTVVLQEGRSINLRSLSSACIRIAREIPGLADGLVDRLFQNGRYCSTLIIAPPGLGKTTLLRDLVRCLSDGTDALPAHRVSLVDERGEVAVMLEGQPQMEVGCHTDVMDSCPKSVAIPMLLRSANPQIIAVDEITQARDLAAMEEAAYCGVRFLATLHADSADDLHRRPLLQKLQKMHLFEKAITIHMADTLRRYTIRDL
- a CDS encoding SpoIIIAC/SpoIIIAD family protein translates to MGKIVALCLIGIVLILLLQKSHPEIAILLALSICGGVLLYSLSGMKAILALLEQMSLAGGLSEDLLRPLVKTVGIALVSRVGAELCRDANQGALATVVETAGAFSAIVVAIPLFTAVWELLRGML
- a CDS encoding stage III sporulation protein AG, coding for MGKVRWSELWKKYKFVLLVVLVGVLLMVLPVSSESKETETSDLQTPRETFDLAETEQRMEAILGKIDGVGKLQLMLTLQSGTRLTLAEDTQSDSGRTTRETLTLNRGSGSQEVVVTNRYYPVYQGAVVVCQGADSSAVRLAITETVQALTGLASDRIQVVKWTS
- a CDS encoding stage III sporulation protein AF, which produces MIESFRVWLIGLLSVSLILTVLSTLLPEGSVKKIAGVTGGLVLLLVVLRGIVRLDLSNIRLSYDSCAREISRQMERYREKNRSQLEELIAHRTAAYISEQAQSLGLSCTPQVQTAWTEEDIPVPTGVILDIPYHAELGEIIERNLGIKAEKQVWSTSEG
- the nusB gene encoding transcription antitermination factor NusB, with translation MTRNTAREIAVHLAYEWSFSDLPVEEFLDQQLSAETFSDLAPEYELYNEMPNEKQLLYIRRLVSGVSEHAAELDSYIEKYAQGWRFERISLVASAIMRVAMFEMLYMPDIPHGVAINEAVIIAKKYDTPQVAKFVNGILGSFLREEIKE
- a CDS encoding DUF4364 family protein → MDAAFIHDNLEIKFLILYIAARVSRPIPVEGMQELTLCDSGIDYFSFSQCLNDLVRTEHLTLSDDGLYAITPKGLRNSEICESSLPMSVRLLTDRNVAAYNQMLLRKEQVRAQVTPRKNGTYTVTLHFSDDVDELLHLELMAATRDLAQGLADRFQKNPEQFYTRLMDTLFPKE
- the spoIIIAC gene encoding stage III sporulation protein AC, translated to MDVDLIFKIAAVGILVAVLNLVLARSGREEQAMMTTLAGLVVVLMMLVRQISDLFDLIKSLFSL
- a CDS encoding stage III sporulation protein AE translates to MRKIFLLLVLLWCIVPACASQIPREITDAIPDSARPFLEDTDEADNFTSWNSGLSTLWTRTCKLLASTVQESLGGVILVMSAVLLCSVAEDCFHPLGDGKLLDPVPLVGTLVILLAVGSNMKNLMGLGEETIRELNVFSKALLPTLSAATAAGGGAVSASVRQVATVFFSDLLMSLIHGLLFPMVWVFVALSAADAILPAGRLGGIARGLQKAVTWLLSGGLLLFTGYLSLSGAFATSADGLALRMARSAIGTAIPVVGGIISDAADTILAGAGVLRQSVGVVGTLTVLAICVLPFLKLGIQYLLLKLAAFFAATVAPEPLVRLVSSLSTAFGLVLGMTGAAALLLLISVASSVMMVSV